The Deinobacterium chartae sequence TTGGGGTGGGAGGAGTGGGAGCAGGCGTTGGTACTGCGCGTCGGTGAGTTCGTAGCGTCGCACCATGCCTCACGTTATCCCACTTTGCAGACACACCCTAGGGGTTTGCCTGGCCTGCCTGGGCTCGCGCAATTTCTGCACGCACCTCGTTCATGTTGAGCGCGCGCACCTGTTCGATCAGGTTCTCCAGCAGGTGCGCGGGCAGGGCACCCGGTTGAGCGTAGACGAGAATCCCATCACGGAACGCCATCAGGGTCGGAATCGACATGATCCTGAAAGCCGCTGCAAGGTCCTGGTTCGCTTCGGTGTCTACCTTTGCAAACACGATATCGCCGTGCTTCTCGGATGCGGCTTCGAAGATCGGCGCAAACATGCGGCAGGGCCCGCACCACGCGGCCCAGAAGTCCACGAGAACGATGCCATCGGACGAGATGGTGTCCTGGAAGGTCGAGCTGGTAAGGTCACGCGTGGGCATAGGTTCTCCTTGTCATGGTGGATGGGGCCTGGGGGGGCGGTGTTCGCTCCTTGAAAACGCGACTACCGAAACGGACGGTTGGGCAAGGCGGACGCGATGATTTCAGATTATGGTGCCATGCACGGCAGAGCCGCGCGTGAAGCCTGCCTGAGCGCGGGAGACCACCGGTAGCCGGACGGGAGACGGCATACCGCACGGCGTGCGGGTCTTGCAATAACAAGGCGCCTGTTCTGTCGATGCACGCTGGATTCGCCCGTGGTCCTGCCTGTTGTGGCTTGCCTGCTCCCGAGACCTGGCCCCGGCCAAAAGGGCAGGCCCCGTCTTGTATACAACATGTATCCTACTACTTCAACTCGAGGCGATTGTAGGGCGCACCCCAAGATCACCTGACGTGAATCACCTGCGCCGCGATCCGGGGCACCTGATCGCCCGCGAACCGCACAGGAACGCAGACCCGGAGATCCGCGCCAGCATCTTTGAGCGGGAGGGCCGACATTCACCGGGAACCGTTACCGAAACGGCGGGTAGCAGCAGGGGCCTCGGAAGGCCGGGCCGTCAACCTTCATCGTCTTGTGCCTTCTGACGCGACCGGTTTCCCCCTTGACCCTGACACATATGTCAGGGTTTATGCTGACTGCATGCAGACGATGCGGATCGGACAGTTGGCCCGGGCAAGCGGTGTCAGTGTCCGCGCCATCCGCCATTACGACCAACTCGGCCTGCTCACGGCCGCGCGCGAGGATAACCGTTACCGCGTTTTCGCCCCGGAAGACGTCGAGCGCGTCAAACTCATCCAACTGTTCCTGGGCGCCGGGTTCAAGCTCGACGAGATCCGCGAGCATGCCCCCTGCTTCCGCTACGGGCACGCCCCCCTCGAGGCGCCCATCGAGGAGGTCCGCGCCCTGTACGAGCGCAAGATTGCCGATGTGGACGCCCAGATCGCTGCGCTGCAGCAACTGCGTAGCAAGCTCGTCGCAGGCATGCACCAGCTCGACACGCAAACCTGCGGCGGGCAGGTCCGTCCCCACAGTTGACGCTCGAAAAATCCCGCGCGCACCCGATTCATCCAGATATGCAAAGACGCTCGCTCCCCAACGGGAGCCCATCTCCTTACGTTCCCACGCTTACAGGAGCACGCACCATGAAAATCCAGCAGATCCGCAACGCCACCTTGAAGGTCGAGTATGCCGGAAAGACCTTCTTGATCGACCCGATGCTCGCCGAGCAGGGGGCTTACCCCGGCCTCGAGGGCACACCGAACAGCGACCGCCGCAATCCTACCGTCGGTCTGAACGTCGCCATGAACGACCTCCTCGAGGTGGACGCCGTCATCGTCACGCACACCCACTTTGACCACTGGGACGACGCCGCCAGGCAGCTGCTGCCCAAGCAGCTCCCGGTCTTTGTGCAGCACGATGCCGACGCGCAGCTCGTGGCCTCCTCCGGCTTCAGCGACGTGCGCCTCCTCTCTCAAAACAGCGAGTTCGAAGGCGTAAAGCTCGTCAAGACGTCCGGGCAGCACGGCTCGGATCAGGCAATCGCCGCGATCGGCCAGCTTCTCGGTGAGGTGAGCGGCGTGGTGTTCCAGCACCCCGCCGAGAAGCCGCTGTACCTCGCGGGCGACACCCTCTTCAACGACCACGTGCGGCAGGCCCTCGAGGCGCACCGGCCGGAAGTCATCATCTTGAACTGCGGAGACGCCCAGCTGATCGGGCTGGGTTCGATCGTCATGAACGCGCAGGACGTGCTGGCGGTGCACCGCGCCGCACCGCACGCGACGCTGATCGCCACGCACATGGAAGCCGTGAACCACGCGGTGCTGTCGCGTGCGGATCTGCGGGCCTTCGCTGCCGAGCAGGGCTTCGCCGCGCAACTGCTCGTCCCGGACGACGGTCAGACCCTCACGCTCTGATCCGGCCCTGGAGCACCGCCACGCCCGCGAGCCGCCTCTGCCCGGCGAACAGCGCAGGCAGATCACCTGCGCGTTCCGGTCGGCGCACGGACCGACGCCGAAACGGATCAAAACCTGGATCACTCCATAGCAGATCCAAACGCCCGGCTGAATGATCTGTCCTTCTGCCGCCCTTCCAGGCCCAGCCAGCCCAAGAGGGAGCCCCACATGGGGCTCCCTCTTGAGCACGCGCGCTCGAGGAGCGGAGGTCAGCCCGGGCACTTGGGCTGCGAGAAGCTGTAGGTGCGCACGTGGGGGTCAGCGTGCTTGCCGTCGGTCACCTCGAGCTGCAAGACGAAGTCGGTGCTCACGCAGGCGCTGAAGTAATCGGAGGGCACGAAGGTCTTCTGGCCCACGCCGCTGCCGCCCATGCTTCCCTGGTCCACCACCTGGGCGCTGCCGGGCTCGCCCTTGCGGTACAGCTTGAGCACGTAGCTCACCGCGTCGTTTTCCGGATCGGTCACGGTCCACCGGGCGGTTGCCGGATCACCCCGGTAGATCTGGGTGGGCTGGCCCAGCAGGTCGAGCGTGGCCTGGGCCTGCTGGTTCTCGGCGGGCTTGGGCTGCACGTTCACGCTGACCGAGGCGCTGCCCTGCTCGTTCTGCGCGTTGGTGGCGGTCAGGGTCAGCGTGCGGCTCCCCATCCCCGCGAAGGTCACCTGCGGGTTGCCGCAGTTGTTGCCGGGCAGCAGGTCCGCAGGATTGCTGCTGCTCCACTTCTCGCGGGTGCAGTCCTCGAGGCTCGAGCTGCCCAGCAGGCTGACCGTGGCGGTGTTGCCCTGCGCATACACGGTCTGGTTGCTGCTCGGCGCGCTGATCTGCACGGTCGGAACCGGCAAGTCGGCCTCACCGATGCTGAGGGACATGGATTTGCTGCCCTTCAGCCCACCGCTGTCCTGTGCGGTGACGGTCAGGGTGCGCGACCCGGTGGTGGTGAAGCGGTGAACGATGCAGCCGTCGTTCGAAACTGTGCCGTTCAGCGCTTCCTTGTCCGAGGCAAAGCTCAGCTGCAGCGCGGCGTCCTCGGCGTCCTCGGCCTTGGCGCAGATGCGCAGGAAGTCCTGGGTGCTAAACGGCGCGTTCGGATTGCCGCCAAAGATGATGCCGTCGCGCTCCACGGTGATGCTCTTTACCACCGGCGGGGTGTTGGCCGCCTCAGCGACCTTCTTGCAGCCCTGGAAGATCTTGCCGCCGTACTTCAGCTCGGTGACGAACAGGTCGAGCGCCACGCCGGCCTCCCCGGCGGTGCACAGGTCCAGCTGCCACAGCGGCTTGCCCGGGTACTGCGCCTTGAACCGGGCGTAAGCCCCGACCTTGCCGTACACGCCCGCCACGCCGTACAGCATCAGGTCGCCGCGTACGGCGGGCCCGGCCTGGACCTCGGCGCTGCCCTGCCCGGAGAAGGTTCCGGGCTTGAACGTCCAGTTCGGGCCGCTGGACAGGTTCTTCCAGTCGTCGATGTACTCGGCCCCCACCGACGCGTCGAAGCTCTGGGCCAGCTCGTAGGTCATCTCGCCCTGCACCTTGCCGCTGGCGTCGAGGCTCAGCTTCATCTTCGGCACGATCACCACCGGAACCGGACCGATGAAGAAGGTGACCGGCTTAAAACTCGTCTTGTACAGCTCGTGGCTCTTCTCAAACGCGTACTGGCCGTGCATGTCCAGCCGCACGTTGGCCTTTTCCTTCAGGTGCACCTTGGCGCGAAAGTCCACGTCGAACAGCCCGATGTCCAGGTACAGGCTGTAACCCATGTTGAAGTGGATCTGTCCCTTGCTGGCAACCTGATCGGCGGTCGTCTGCTCGTTGCCGTCGACATCGTGCAGTACCCGGTCCAGCGAGACGGTGTAGTCATAGCTGTCTCCGGTGTCGATCAGCGAGTGCGCGGTCAGACGCACCCCCTGGGCCAGCGGCTCGGCCGCCTCGAGCTGATCGGGCCGCAAGCGCTGTTCCACCTCGAGGCGGCCCTGTTCGAGGGCATCGGTCAGGCGGGCCTGCTCGGCCGTGATGACCAGCTCGTCGCCTTCCTGACGGACCGAGCGCACCTTGACCAGGTAGCCGTAGGGGGCGTGAGGGCCAGGCTCGCTGACCAGCACGTTGCCGGGCTGCAGGCCGCGCAGCAGGTCGGTGGCGGCCGCGTAACGCAGCTCGTACACCGGGAGCGGCGTCTCCTCGAGGGTCTTTAAACCGGTCAGGGCCTGACGGCTGGCCGCGTCGATCACGCGGGTGGCCGGGCGAACGATGGGTTGGGGGGCCTCACTGCCCGGCTGCGCGCCGCCGGGGTGGGTCTGTTCGGGCGGGGCGGCGGGAGCGGGTGTGCTGCCGCAGGCGGTGAACACCAGGATGCCGAGGGTGAGGGCTGCGATGGACTTGGCGCTGAACATGGTCTCTCCTTTGCGTGGGCTCCTGGGGAGTGTGGGATCAGGGGCCCGGGGCACTGCGATTTCCGAGAGGCAGCTTAGAAAGGGCGGCGTCAATGTCCCGTCACTGTGGGCGTCACCACGCCCGAACCGGCAGATTTGGCCTTGGGGCTTCTCCTTGAAAAACGTCAAAGGCCGCCCGAAGGCGGCCTGGCGAAACGCTGGACGGCGGTGCCCGGGACATCTAGCGCAGCCCTCGAGGCACCACCGGCTCCAGCGTTCCCTGGACGGTCATCAAGTCGCTGATGCGGCGGTAGGCTGCGCGCCACGCAGCCGCAACCTCGGGGGTGAAGGCGTCGCCCAGGCCCTGCTCGAGGGTCCACAGCAGCGCCTCACCGACGGTGCGGTAGTGACGGGGTTGCACGCCGTAGGCGGTGTGGCGCTCGCCCAGGCCGCGCAGCGCTCCGGCCAAGCCCTCGAGCTGCTCGAGGCTGCCGATCACGCGGCCCAGCATGGCCATCAGCTTGTCGCCCTGCGCCTCGAGGTCATGGCGGAACAGCGGGCGCAGGTCGGGGTCAAGCTCGAACAGCCGCCGGTAGAACAGGCGGGCGGCGTCGGCCGCGATAGGCTGCACCTGCGCGAAAGAGCGCTGGACCAGGCGAATCTGGGTATCGTTCATGCGTCACGTCCTTTCCGGGCCGCTCACGCGGTGAAACCGCGCAGCGGGTCTGGGTGGCCGGAGCGTAGCCGGGGGGGCGTCACCGCTGCGTCAACGCCCGCAATGTTTTAAACTGTTTTCACCTTTTCCTTCATATCGGGGGCAGATGTGGACGCGCGACTGCTGGGCACGGCGACGTTGAAGCTCGAGGACCGCGAGGTGAAGCTGCCCTCGCGCAAATCCCTGGCGCTGCTGACGTATCTGGCCCTCGAGGGTCCCAGCCCGCGCGAGCGGTTGGCCGACTTGCTGTGGCCCAGCCTGGGGTCCGACGGCGCGCGCCACAGCCTGCGGCAGGAGCTGTACCGCATCGGGCGCTCCCCGCTGGCAGCCTGCGTCTTGACCACACCCGAGCAGGTTGCGCTGGCTCCGTCCCTGCAGGTGGACGCGGTCGAATTCCAGCGGCAGGCCGCGCAGGGCGAGGTCGAAGCGGCGCTGGCGCTGTACGCGGGACCGCTGCTCGACGGATACACGCTGCCAGACGCCGAAACCTTTGACGCCTGGCTGACTGCGGCGCGCGAGCGTCTGGCGGACCTGCGACGGCAACTGCTGGCCCGCCGCGCCGCCGACCTCGAGGCGCAGAACGACCTGCGCGCGGCCCTGGAGCTGCACCTGGCGCTGCTGGCCGAGGACCCGCTGCAGGAAGTCCACCAGCGCGAGGCCATCCGGCTGCACACCTGGCTGGGCGAGCGCGAGCGTGCCCTGGAGCGCTACGAGACCTTCCGGCGGCTGCTGGCCGACGAGCTGGGCCTCGAACCGCTGCCCGAAACCGTCCTCGAAGCCGAGCGGGCCCGTCAGCCCCAGGAGGGGAACGCGGGGCCGCGCAGCGCGCCGCGCTGGGAACGCCTCAGCCTACAGCCACCGCTGATCGGCCGGGGGCGGACGTGGATGGACCTCGAGGCGGCCGGGTCGGTGCTGGCCGTGCTGACCGGCGAGCCCGGAGTGGGCAAGTCACGGCTGGCACAGGCGTTTGCAGCCTCGTTCGGCACACCGCTGCTGGTGCGCTGCCACGAGGTGTCACGCGATACGCCGCTGTACCCGGTGGCCGAGGCGCTGCGCGCTGCGCTGCGTGACCCGGCCGCCCGCGCCCGCCTCGAGGCCCTCGCGGGCACGTGGCGAGCCGAGGTCGCGCGACTGGTGCCCGAGTTTCCGGCCCCGGCAGAGCGCGAGCCCGAGGGCCGCGCCCGCTTCGTGGAAGGTCTGGGCCTGGCGCTGCTGGCAGCGGCCGGGCCGGGAGGTGCACTGCTGTGGGACGACCTGCACTGGGCCGACGCGTCGTCGGTGGAGGTGCTGGCGCACGTGGTGCGCCGCGCCGCCCACCTCGAGGCGCCGCCGCGGCTGCTGGCGACCGCCCGCTCGGACGAACTCGCCGGTCACGACAGCCTGAACGCCGCACTGTCGGGCCTGCGGCGTGACGGGCGGGCCATGGTCCTGCGGCTGGGCGGTCTGAGCGAGACCGAGGTGTGCACGCTGGTTCAGGCGCTGTCGGGCGGCCGCGAGCCCACGCTGTTCGCGCGACGGCTGCACGCGGCGACCGGCGGCAACCCGCTGTTTGTGCTGGAGACCCTGCGCTACCTGTTCGAGACCGGCAACCTCAGCGAGGATGCGCAGGGCTGGAGCTCGCCCTTCGACGAGCGAACGGTGGACTACGCCGAGCTGCCGATCCCGCCCGAGGTGCGCGAGGTGGTGCTGGAGCGCGTCGCGCGCCTGGGCAACCCGGCGGGGCGGCTGCTCGAGGCGGCCAGCCTGTACGGCGCGTCCGCCCCGCTCGAGGACCTGGCGGGTGCCACCGCCTTGTCCGAGTGGGAAGCGCTCGAGGCCGTCGAGCGCCTCACGGCGGCCAGCGTGCTGGTCGAGGAGGGCTCGGGCTACCGCTTCACCCACGACCTGCTGCGCCGCGCGGTAGCCGAGCACCTCAGCGCCGAGCGCCGCCGCCTGCTGCACCGCCGTCTGGCGCAGGCCCTCGAGGCGCGCAGCGGCGACGCCGCCCGCATTGCCGAGCACCTCGAGGCAGCCGGACAGGCGGCGCAGGCAGTGACGTGGCGGGTGCGCTGCGCCGAGGCGGCCACGCGGGTGTACGCCTATCCGGAGGCGCTGCACCACTACCAGCTGGCCCTGGCCGGCTGCACGGACGCGCAGCGCCGCTTCGACCTTCACCTCGCCCGCGCCGACTTGCTGCGCATCCTCGATGACCGCGCGGCCTTGGAAAGCGAGCTGGAGCCGCTGCGCGCGGCGGCCGCCCGGCTCGGCGGGGTGCAGCAGGCCGAGCTCGACATCCGCTTTTCGCTGCTGTACGACCGTGCCGGGCGCTTCGCGGAGGCGCGCACCGCCGCCGAGGCTGCGCTGGGCCGCAGCGGGCTCACCGCCTCGCTGCGCGCTTGGGCGCTGCTGTGCCTGGGCACCGCCCACCAGCGCCTTCAGGACTTCGCGGCGTCCGAGCGGGCCCTGCGCACGCTGCTGACGCTGCCCGACGCGCCGCCCGAACGGACGGCCATGGCGCACGAGTTCCTGGCGTACTGCGCGCTGCACCGTGCACAGGCGCACGCGGCGCGCGAGCATAACCGCAGCGCCCGCGAGCTGTGGCAGCGGCTGGGACACCGCCAAGGCCAGGCGATCTCCAGCAACACCGCCGCGCGGCTGGCCATGCTCGACGGCGACCTGGACGGTGCACGCGCCTACCTGCACGACGCCCTCACCCAGGCACGGGCCCTCGGGGACCAGGGGTTGCAGAAGGCCTTCCTGACCAACTTGGTGAACGTCCTTACCCAGAGCGGGCAGCTCGAGGAGGCCCTCGAGGTGCTGCAAGAGGGCCTCGAGCGGGTCCAGGACCAGCAAGACCCCAGCGGGGAGGGCAACATGCAGCACCGCCTGGGCGACGTGCAACTGCTGCGGGGTCGGCTGGGAGCGGCGCTGGCGGCATATCAGCGCGCCTGCGACCTTTCCGACCGGCTGGGTCAGGGTAGCCACCGCCTGAACTACCGCCTGTCCCGCGCACGGGCCCTGCTGGCCGTGCAGCGCCTCGAGGAAGCCGGGGCACTGCTGGAGGAACTCGAGGCGCTGGCGGCGCGCGAGACGGCCTCGAACAGCCCGGGGCTGGTGGGAATCGAGCGCGCCCGGCATCTCTGGTTGAGCGGCCGGGCGTCCGAGGCCGCCGGGCGGCTACAGGCCCTGCTGGCCTCGGAAACGCTGGACCCGCTGCGGCGCGAGGTCGCCTCGGCGCTGCTGGGGCAGGTACGGCTGGCCCTGGGAGACCCGGCCGGGGCACAGGCAGCGGTGGAGGGTGTGGGGGCCACCCCGGCCCTGCGCGCAGCGGCCGTGTCGGTGCGTATCCGCGCCGGGCTGCCTCAGGAGGCAGCGCGCTCGCAGGCGCAGGAGTTGCTCCGCTCGGGCCAGCTGAGTCCGCTCGAGACCCTCGAGCTGCACCGGGCGCTGGCGGAGGCGCTGCGAGAAGTCCGGCCGCTCGAGGCGGCCGAGCAGCGTGCGGCCGCAGCCGCGCTGCTGGAACGGCTGAGCGCCACCTTGCCGCCGGAGTGGCAGAGCGACTTCCGCGCGCGCTATGCTGGGGCCGACCTTTCCGAAGCAGCGCTGTCCGGGCCGGGCGAACCCGCTTGACCCCCCGGGTCACCTGCGTCGGTCGTTGCCTGAAAACCCTGTGAGGTAAACGTGTCCGATCCCCTTGCCCCTCCCCTTCCGGCGCAGCAGGCGGCCCTGATCCGCCACAGCCTGTCCCGTGCCCTGCAACGCCGCCGCCTGCTGGGCCAGCGCTTCTACCGGCAACTGTTCGACCGGCACCCGGAGCTGCGCACCCTGTTCTCCGACGACCTGGCCGCGCAGGAACGCAAGCTGGAGGAGACCCTCGACGTGTTTGCGGGCGACCTGTCGCGCTGGGAGGCGCTGCGCCCCGCCATGCGGCGGCTGGGCGGGCGCCACGTCGGCTACGGGGTGCGGCCCGAGCACTACACGCAGGTGGGCGAGGCGCTGCTAGGCGCGCTGGCCGAGGTCCTCGAGGAGAGCTTTACTCCAGAGGTGCGCGCGGCCTGGGAGCGCGTGTACGGCCTGCTGACCCAGGAGATGCTGCGGGGCGCCGCACCGGACCCCGGTGAGGCCTGAGCCCTGCCCGCCGTCTTGGAAAGTCCTGGTCTTACGCGGGCGCAGCGGGCTGCTGGAGGCGGACCCGGCCCTGTTCCTGGGAAGCCCGCACCGCTTGCGCCCTCGAGGAACAGGGCGCCCGCACGCCCTTTCAGGGTTCGGACCGAACCTCAAGCGCATCGTTTGACGCATAGTGCATACCGGGGTAGACTGTTTTTATCAGTCGGCCATGGGGCCGATTTTTTGTTGGGAATCCGGTTTGTCTCATCACCTGCACGGCCGGGCAACACGAACGACGCCGCAGCGCGCGTGCTGCGGCGTCTCGACGGTTCTGAAGGAAAACCGGCGGCTTCCAACCTGGCCGAAGCTCAGTCGCTGGCCAGCGCGGGTTGGCTCAGCACCTTCTCGAAGGTCTGGTGCAGGCGCAGCCAGCCCTGCTCGCTCGGCTCGACCGCGGTCAGGCGGCGGGTGTGCAGCAGCAGCGCCTGCCACGACGGATCCCGCAGCCGCGCGTAGCGGTCCCCGAAGGTGCGCGCGCAGGCGTCGAGCGATTCGCGGATGCGCGCGTCCTCGGACAGGAACACCAGCAGCGCCTCGAGGCTGAGCCCGAACGCTGCGGCAAGCCGCGACAACAGGTCCAGGCTGGGGCGCACCTGATCGTTTTCAATCATGCACAGGTGCGCCGGGCTGGACTGCACCTTCTGCGCCAGCTGGCGCAGCGACCACTTGTGCGCGGCGCGCCACTCGCGCACCCGTGCTCCAAAAACCGGTAAATTTGAGGTCATCGTATTCATCCTTTCCTTAGATCGTGGGAGAACACATCTCCTAATGTGCCCAGGGTAGGACAGGCAGAGTGATCTGAGGATGACCAGACGAAGCTCCAGACGGACCCCTGGAAAAACGCGTCCGGGCAGTGAAGCTGCCCGGACGGTTGCCAAGCGATGCACTCAGGGCGCAGAAACCTGATTCAGGCCCGCTGGAGCGGGCAGCGTGAACCAGAAACGGCTGCCCTGCCCCGGCTCGCTCGCGACCCCGATATGGCCCCCGTGCGCCTCGACCAGGTGACGGGTGATGGTCAGGCCGATGCCGCTGCCGCCGCTGGCGCGCGACCTCGAGGGATCCACGCGGTAAAAACGCTCGAAGATGCGACTCAGGTGCTCGCGCGGGATACCTTCGCCGGCGTCGGCCACCTCAAACCGTACGGTCCCGGCGTCCCAGGCCGCCTGCAGCCGTACCCGTCCCCCGGGCGGGGTGTGGCGCAGCGCGTTGGAGAGCAGGTTGGCCAGCACCTGCTCGACCCGGGCAGCGTCCGCGTGGACCCAGAGTTCGGAGGGGACCGGCAGGCACTCGAGGATCACTCCTTTGCGGGCGAACAGCGGCGCGGCGCTGCGCGCAGCGGCTTGCATCAGGGCCTGGGCCTCGAGCGGGGCAGCGCGCAGGGAAACGCCGGCCTCGGCAGCCGAGAGCTGCGAGAGGTCGCCGAGCAGCACCTCGAGGCGCTCGAGCTGGCGGGTGCAGGCCGCCCACACCTCGGGGTCGTCGCGGAACACGCCGTCTTCGAGGCCCTCGAGATAGCCACGCAGCGAGGCGAGCGGGGTGGCGACCTCGTGCTGCAGATCGCTTACCAGCGCGCCCCGGGCGCGCTCGGAGGTCTCGAGGCGCGCGGCGAGGTCGTTGAGTCCGTCAGCCAGGGCGCGCAGTTCGCGTGGGCCGCCCTGCGGGCTGCGCGCCCGGTAGTCGCCGCCGCGCAGCGCCTCGAGGTGCGCCTCGAGGCGCTGGATCGGGCGGGTGAGCAGCGCGGACATGCCCACCGCGATACCGGCGGTAAACAGCAGGGTCAGTCCGCCGCTCCACAGCAGGGTGCGCAGCGCCAGGCTCTGGCACACCTCGGTCAGGCTGCCCAGGCCGTGCGCGAGCACGGGCAGCAGCGCGTCACCGAAGATCATCAGCAGCGCGCCTTGCGCCAGGATGAGCGCCGCCAGCGTGCCCAGCAGATAGCTGCGTACGCCTCCGCTGCGCCCGGCCGGGCGCAGCGCGCCCAGGGTACGAAACTCAGTCATGGGGGTCCTCCGTGAAAACGTAACCGACGCGGCGCACGGTGCGCAGCCTCGAGGCAGTAGCGGGATCCGCTGCGAGCTTGCGCCGCAGGTGGTGAATGTAAACGTCCACGGCGCGATCCGTGCCGACCAGCGGATCGGGCCAGACCCGTTCGATCAGTTCGCTGCGCGCAAATACCCGCCCGGGGTGGCCGGCCAGCAGTGCCAACAGGTCAAACTCGAGGGTGGTGAGCGTCAGGACCTGACCGTGCAGGCGCGCCTCGCGCCGCTCGGGGTTCAGCTCGAGCGGGCTGCGGGCCAAAGCGGGCGGAGCGGGGGTATGACGCCGCAGCACCGCGTGCACCCGCGATACCAGCTCGCGCGGGCTGAACGGCTTGGTGACGTAGTCGTCGGCCCCGGCGTCGAGTCCGGCGATGCGCGCGGCCTCGCCGCGCAGGGCGGTGAGGATGATGACCGGCAAGTCGCCGTAGCGGCGCAGTTCGCGCAGCACCTGCATGCCGTCTTGGCCGGGCAGCATCAGGTCGAGCACCACCAGTTTGGGCGGAAGCGCGGCCACCGCCTCGAGGGCGGCTGGACCGCTGGCGGCGGTGATGACCGGGTGCCCGGCGTGCTCGAGGTACTGCCGCACGATCCGGGTGATGTCGGGGTCGTCCTCCACGACCAGGATCGGCTGACTTGGCCGGGCGTCAGGGCGGGCCGGGAAGTCGGGGTCAGCGGGCAGGTTCACTGCTTCTGATTTTAAAGCGCTTTTGGCTTGGAACCCAAGGGCGAAAAGCAGTTGCTCACGAGTTTCACACCGTCCCAGAAAACGTTAATCCTTTTCTTGGGTTCGCGAGCAGCGTGCTACCATAAACGCGTAAAGCTTTAACTCCACGTATCCCCAGAACAGCACTGATCGGTGGTATGCAGCGGACGATTCCCCCGCTGCTGGAGGTCACACATGGGCGTTCCCTTGGGTCCGATACGTTCCGCACACACGCTAACAGCCCTGCTGACGGCCGGGCTGCTGGCAGCCTGTAACCCTTCTGGCAGCCCCACCCCTCCGCCCGACCCCGAACCGACCGTGGTCGCCACCGGCCTCAACGGCCCTCAGGGCGTGCTGGTGGACGCAGACGGCACGCTGTGGGTCACCGACGACGGCCTGGGCGGCGACACGGTCTTTGAGGGCCCGGACGAACAGGGCAACCCTGCCGAGGGCAACTACGGCAACAGCGCCCGCCTGATCCGGGTGGATACCAACGGCAACCAGAGCGTGGTCGCGCAGATTCCCTCGGTGGATCCGCCCCTGCTGGCCGTGGGCCCCAGCGGCGGCGGCAAACTGGCGATGCTGGGCGGCGAAGTCTACTTCACCAACGGCGTGTGGAACGCTGCGTACTCTATCGCCCGTCCCTCGCGCGTCGCGGCGGTACTGACCCTCGAGGGCAACCTCGCCACCGAAATTTCCGACATCTTTGCCTTCGAGGTCGCAGCCAACCCCGACGGCGTTCCCCCCGAGCTGGGCGGCATCGACTCGCACCCGTACGGGCTGGCCGCCGGAGCCGACGGTCAGCTGTACGTGGCCGACGCCGGAGGCAACTCGCTGCTGCGGGTGGATCCGGTCAGCGGCGACGTGAACCTGGTGGCCAACTTGCAGGGCCTGACCGGAACCGGGCCGCAGTCGGTGCCGACCGGCGTGACCTTCGACGAGAACGGCGACTTATACGTCGCCCTGCTGAGCGGCTTCCCCTTCCCCGAAGGCGCTGCGAAGGTGGTGCAGGTCGATCCGGATAACGGCAGCACCGATGACTTCGCCACCGGCATGACCCTGCTCACCGACTTGGAACTGGGCCCCGACGGCAACCTGTACGCGGTCTCCTTCGGCAGGTTCGACCTCACCGCGCCGGGAGGCTACGTGGGCAACGCCGGAGCCGTCATCCGCCTGCTCGCCGACGGCACGAAGGAAACGGTACTGAGCGGGCTGAACTTCCCCACCGCCATCGCCTTTGACGCCGAGGGCAACGCCTACGTGGCCGAGAACGGCATCGGCGAACCGGGCAGCGGCGAGGTCGTGCGCTACCCCAACCTGACCGACGCAGAGGCCGAGTAAACCAGCGGACCCGACCGGGCCCCGCCAGCGTGGGGCCCGGTCTTAATATGCCGTCAACAATTGGGCCCTACCGTGCGGGCGGAGGCCAACATGAGCAGCAAAACCAACGCCCGGGTCCTGCTGGCCGTCGCCGCCG is a genomic window containing:
- a CDS encoding globin family protein; this translates as MNDTQIRLVQRSFAQVQPIAADAARLFYRRLFELDPDLRPLFRHDLEAQGDKLMAMLGRVIGSLEQLEGLAGALRGLGERHTAYGVQPRHYRTVGEALLWTLEQGLGDAFTPEVAAAWRAAYRRISDLMTVQGTLEPVVPRGLR
- a CDS encoding globin domain-containing protein yields the protein MSDPLAPPLPAQQAALIRHSLSRALQRRRLLGQRFYRQLFDRHPELRTLFSDDLAAQERKLEETLDVFAGDLSRWEALRPAMRRLGGRHVGYGVRPEHYTQVGEALLGALAEVLEESFTPEVRAAWERVYGLLTQEMLRGAAPDPGEA
- a CDS encoding AAA family ATPase, which translates into the protein MDARLLGTATLKLEDREVKLPSRKSLALLTYLALEGPSPRERLADLLWPSLGSDGARHSLRQELYRIGRSPLAACVLTTPEQVALAPSLQVDAVEFQRQAAQGEVEAALALYAGPLLDGYTLPDAETFDAWLTAARERLADLRRQLLARRAADLEAQNDLRAALELHLALLAEDPLQEVHQREAIRLHTWLGERERALERYETFRRLLADELGLEPLPETVLEAERARQPQEGNAGPRSAPRWERLSLQPPLIGRGRTWMDLEAAGSVLAVLTGEPGVGKSRLAQAFAASFGTPLLVRCHEVSRDTPLYPVAEALRAALRDPAARARLEALAGTWRAEVARLVPEFPAPAEREPEGRARFVEGLGLALLAAAGPGGALLWDDLHWADASSVEVLAHVVRRAAHLEAPPRLLATARSDELAGHDSLNAALSGLRRDGRAMVLRLGGLSETEVCTLVQALSGGREPTLFARRLHAATGGNPLFVLETLRYLFETGNLSEDAQGWSSPFDERTVDYAELPIPPEVREVVLERVARLGNPAGRLLEAASLYGASAPLEDLAGATALSEWEALEAVERLTAASVLVEEGSGYRFTHDLLRRAVAEHLSAERRRLLHRRLAQALEARSGDAARIAEHLEAAGQAAQAVTWRVRCAEAATRVYAYPEALHHYQLALAGCTDAQRRFDLHLARADLLRILDDRAALESELEPLRAAAARLGGVQQAELDIRFSLLYDRAGRFAEARTAAEAALGRSGLTASLRAWALLCLGTAHQRLQDFAASERALRTLLTLPDAPPERTAMAHEFLAYCALHRAQAHAAREHNRSARELWQRLGHRQGQAISSNTAARLAMLDGDLDGARAYLHDALTQARALGDQGLQKAFLTNLVNVLTQSGQLEEALEVLQEGLERVQDQQDPSGEGNMQHRLGDVQLLRGRLGAALAAYQRACDLSDRLGQGSHRLNYRLSRARALLAVQRLEEAGALLEELEALAARETASNSPGLVGIERARHLWLSGRASEAAGRLQALLASETLDPLRREVASALLGQVRLALGDPAGAQAAVEGVGATPALRAAAVSVRIRAGLPQEAARSQAQELLRSGQLSPLETLELHRALAEALREVRPLEAAEQRAAAAALLERLSATLPPEWQSDFRARYAGADLSEAALSGPGEPA
- the trxA gene encoding thioredoxin; protein product: MPTRDLTSSTFQDTISSDGIVLVDFWAAWCGPCRMFAPIFEAASEKHGDIVFAKVDTEANQDLAAAFRIMSIPTLMAFRDGILVYAQPGALPAHLLENLIEQVRALNMNEVRAEIARAQAGQANP
- a CDS encoding MBL fold metallo-hydrolase, which gives rise to MKIQQIRNATLKVEYAGKTFLIDPMLAEQGAYPGLEGTPNSDRRNPTVGLNVAMNDLLEVDAVIVTHTHFDHWDDAARQLLPKQLPVFVQHDADAQLVASSGFSDVRLLSQNSEFEGVKLVKTSGQHGSDQAIAAIGQLLGEVSGVVFQHPAEKPLYLAGDTLFNDHVRQALEAHRPEVIILNCGDAQLIGLGSIVMNAQDVLAVHRAAPHATLIATHMEAVNHAVLSRADLRAFAAEQGFAAQLLVPDDGQTLTL
- a CDS encoding MerR family transcriptional regulator; this encodes MQTMRIGQLARASGVSVRAIRHYDQLGLLTAAREDNRYRVFAPEDVERVKLIQLFLGAGFKLDEIREHAPCFRYGHAPLEAPIEEVRALYERKIADVDAQIAALQQLRSKLVAGMHQLDTQTCGGQVRPHS